A genome region from Arachidicoccus soli includes the following:
- a CDS encoding MarC family protein produces the protein MQFKFDHLFTISFTLFAVIDALGSIPLFISLKEKSGGNFDAKKISLISGVIMIGFLFIGQQFLDLMGLDVKSFALAGSIVLFLLGLEMILGHEIFKGDNNPKLGIIVPVAFPLIAGSATLTTIISLKAIYSQIEIIGGILINLLFVYIVISSLKWFEKMLGPGGILAIRKFFGVILLAIAVKIFSSNMGSFGV, from the coding sequence ATGCAATTTAAGTTTGACCATTTATTTACTATATCCTTTACGCTTTTTGCGGTTATTGATGCGTTGGGCTCCATCCCATTATTTATTTCCCTAAAGGAGAAAAGTGGAGGCAATTTCGATGCAAAAAAAATATCCTTAATATCAGGTGTTATTATGATTGGGTTCCTGTTTATTGGCCAACAATTTCTGGACTTAATGGGACTTGATGTAAAATCTTTTGCATTGGCCGGCTCCATCGTTTTATTTCTTTTAGGGCTAGAAATGATACTCGGTCATGAAATATTTAAGGGAGATAACAATCCAAAATTAGGCATTATTGTACCGGTTGCTTTTCCTCTAATAGCAGGTAGTGCCACACTTACAACAATTATTTCGCTAAAAGCCATTTATAGTCAAATAGAAATAATAGGCGGTATACTCATCAATTTATTGTTTGTATATATTGTGATCTCCTCTTTAAAATGGTTTGAAAAAATGTTAGGGCCTGGCGGCATTCTGGCGATTAGAAAATTTTTCGGCGTGATCTTACTCGCCATCGCAGTAAAAATATTTAGTAGTAATATGGGGTCTTTTGGCGTTTAA
- a CDS encoding tetratricopeptide repeat protein → MKYSTYFFIIISCAVVFIACKQKPMDKNTLDFKQKQVVAITQLLAENPDSSGLRLILANKLDSIGRYNQAILQMDTLIAEDSNKYALWLIKANMLVDSGNMTSAKNDYRKAIAIYPGNEALVNLAEIFADAKSDSCLNLAQQFNQENRYYATYISGLYAAKIGDTTEAVSFLDSSMLQNHQFVKPYIAKGNMYLTTGNKQEALNTFRKGLEIENQNILLLNAVANTYKQLGKDDSAKIYFSKSLSEQPFQPKVTEDLKKLNLK, encoded by the coding sequence ATGAAGTATTCTACTTATTTTTTTATTATCATTAGTTGCGCAGTAGTTTTTATAGCTTGTAAACAAAAGCCAATGGATAAAAATACATTGGACTTTAAACAAAAACAAGTAGTTGCCATTACTCAATTACTTGCTGAAAATCCGGATAGTTCAGGTTTGAGATTAATACTGGCAAATAAATTAGATAGCATTGGACGATACAATCAGGCAATTTTGCAGATGGATACTTTGATTGCTGAGGATAGCAATAAATATGCATTGTGGTTGATTAAAGCTAATATGTTGGTTGACAGTGGAAATATGACGTCTGCTAAAAATGATTACCGGAAAGCCATTGCGATTTATCCTGGAAATGAAGCCTTGGTAAACCTTGCGGAGATTTTTGCTGACGCGAAAAGTGATTCTTGTTTGAATCTTGCACAACAGTTTAATCAAGAAAATAGATATTATGCCACATATATTTCAGGATTATATGCTGCAAAAATTGGCGATACCACAGAGGCTGTTTCCTTCTTGGATAGCAGTATGTTGCAAAATCATCAGTTTGTAAAACCCTATATTGCTAAAGGAAATATGTATTTGACAACTGGGAATAAACAAGAAGCGCTAAATACTTTTAGAAAAGGGTTGGAAATCGAAAATCAGAATATTTTACTGTTGAATGCAGTCGCCAATACTTATAAACAATTAGGGAAGGATGATAGCGCAAAAATATATTTCTCTAAAAGCCTTTCAGAACAGCCATTTCAGCCTAAGGTAACAGAAGATTTAAAAAAATTAAACCTTAAATAA
- the rpe gene encoding ribulose-phosphate 3-epimerase, with amino-acid sequence MKRIIAPSFLASNFLQLNREIEMVNASAAEWLHLDVMDGRFVPNISFGIPVIEQIRKATNKVCDVHLMIVEPDKYIEAFHDAGADNISIHIEACPHLHRSIQLIHSFGMKAGVAVNPHTPINFLQDIIQDIDFVNLMSVNPGFGGQSFIEHTLIKIKELRKMIEDKDLNTLIEIDGGVTQENAKIIFDAGANILVAGSSVFKAENPKQAIVDLLEC; translated from the coding sequence ATGAAGCGAATAATAGCGCCTTCTTTTTTAGCCTCCAACTTTCTGCAACTGAATAGAGAAATAGAAATGGTAAATGCAAGTGCAGCAGAGTGGTTGCACTTAGATGTGATGGATGGCCGTTTTGTGCCCAATATAAGTTTTGGAATTCCTGTAATTGAGCAAATTCGTAAAGCTACAAATAAAGTTTGTGACGTCCATTTGATGATTGTGGAGCCCGATAAGTATATAGAAGCATTTCACGATGCGGGAGCAGATAATATATCGATACATATCGAAGCTTGTCCGCATTTGCATCGCAGCATTCAATTAATTCATTCTTTTGGTATGAAAGCCGGTGTAGCCGTGAATCCACATACACCTATCAATTTTTTGCAAGATATAATTCAGGATATAGACTTTGTGAATCTGATGAGTGTGAATCCTGGATTTGGAGGACAATCATTTATCGAACATACTCTAATTAAAATAAAAGAGTTACGCAAAATGATTGAAGATAAAGATTTGAACACCTTAATTGAAATTGATGGCGGCGTTACCCAAGAAAATGCAAAAATTATTTTTGATGCAGGTGCAAATATACTGGTAGCAGGAAGTTCTGTTTTTAAAGCTGAAAATCCTAAACAAGCGATTGTAGATCTTTTAGAATGTTAG
- the pdxH gene encoding pyridoxamine 5'-phosphate oxidase, translating into MNIADIRTDYKLMTLTESDVANNPFDQFTKWWQQAIHSQIDEVNAMTLATVTKEGKPDARIVLLKDFTEQGFVFFTNYHSKKGKEIAGNENAYLVFFWKELQRQVRISGTIKKISAEESDRYFYSRPSGSRLGAWSSPQSEIISSRAILEKNEKVYLEKFGEQIPRPGHWGGYVVIPNSIEFWQGRSNRLHDRLQYSLKENNHWEIERLAP; encoded by the coding sequence ATGAACATTGCTGATATAAGAACTGATTATAAATTAATGACATTAACTGAGAGCGATGTCGCTAATAATCCTTTTGATCAATTTACCAAATGGTGGCAGCAAGCTATTCACAGCCAAATAGATGAAGTGAATGCTATGACTTTGGCTACCGTGACTAAAGAGGGTAAACCAGATGCGCGTATCGTATTATTAAAAGATTTTACGGAGCAGGGTTTTGTATTCTTCACCAACTATCATAGCAAAAAAGGCAAAGAAATAGCTGGAAATGAAAATGCCTATCTGGTTTTTTTCTGGAAAGAATTACAAAGGCAAGTGCGTATTTCCGGCACCATAAAAAAAATAAGTGCTGAAGAAAGTGATCGCTATTTTTATTCTCGTCCATCGGGAAGTCGCTTAGGTGCTTGGAGTTCACCACAAAGTGAAATAATTAGTTCAAGAGCAATTTTAGAGAAAAATGAAAAAGTCTATTTAGAAAAATTTGGAGAACAAATTCCTCGCCCGGGCCATTGGGGCGGATATGTTGTAATACCCAATTCTATTGAATTTTGGCAGGGTCGTAGCAACCGTTTACATGACCGTTTACAGTATAGTCTAAAAGAAAATAATCATTGGGAAATTGAACGATTGGCACCTTAA